TCATGAGAGTGTGTGTGACTCCAACATGGTAATTCTCTTCATGGATCTTTTGAATTACATCCATAGTGAAGTTGCAATCTTTTGGGATCAATATTGGATGTTTCATATCATATGACCatgttgtgtttgtttgtttcttttgcctatttcaaaaaaatagtatctacctactctgtcaagatcataggggtcccgttattctaatgtgcccagggcctccaataggttaaagacggccctggcTGCCTGTGACTTTGCTTGTGGTAAGGCTGACAACGACTTGTAATGAGCATCTTGGCTCTTTATTCCGAATCTTTGTTTCAACTTTGTTATAGCCAAGTGACAATTGTCGTTAGTGATAGTCAGGCCTTGCACAGCTTTGGCTGCCTCTCCCTCCAAACAACCGCACAAGTAATAAAATTTATCGGAGTCGGGGAGGTTTTTGTGGTGTATATTAGCTTCAAACTTGTCCCAGAACTCATACCACTTAACTTGATCGCCATCAAACTTTTGCAGCTCCAACTTTGGTAGTTTGGTGCTTGCAAATGTGGAAGTTGTAGGATGGTAATGAATTCTTCTGCTTTGATTTGTTTTCCCATACATTCACCCACCAGCTCCTCattcaccgattttgatgttgtCAGGTAAAACTTGCTTTCTGCATCAAGTTTATCCAAAACGTCTTTAAGTTCGAGAATATGCGGCTTTAGGCTGGactcctgtacccgtagtataagattttacgacACACCAAACGTttctagaattcgagagtcgaaacacttctgcgttattttaaactggatcttaagtgctcAAGTTCGTccacacatctacagccagcgctccaagcggaaaccttgcgaaatttaaatcagtggcattgaacttttgacttcaattcaaggctctttaggtccattttactttgatgttattgtgtttcgattctcgaattctagcaacgtttggtgagacgtaaaatcttatactacgggtacagcatGCCTGTGGCGCAATCAGTTTCGACCAATTCTAATATTTTCGCCGTGAGACGCTCTAGGCGCACTTTAAGACGGTGCGGAAGGGTGTTCTCCATTGCGGTATTTACAGTTCCTTTCCTTTGTGACGTCGACTGGAAAGTATACGAAACATACCGTAATAATGTGATCTTAAGTAAATATATCAATAATTCATTGCGGCCCCCTTGTGAGGTACTCACCTCGAGCTATCCGACGATTTGCGTAAAGGAAACAGTAACACTGTAGTATTAATTGTACGggaacgaagtctcgggcaaTGGTAGCAtaacctataagtaggtagatatacctagtCTATTTCCTAACGTCTCTTACCTTAGTTTCCAGGgatactcttttttttttttttaatcactttCTATTATAGTTGTTATTTCAACGAACTGAACAGCATCACTAATATGTACCGGGTACTTTTGTGGTATCGCTGACCATTCTATAAGTAACGAAAGAAATCTTTGGTACCAACGTGTACCGCAGTTCATGGCAGGTACTCCTTCTAAAGGAATGTTGCAAGGATTATCGTATGTTGGTTCATAAACTACGTTCTTCTCATTAGAAGGCTTCGGAACTTTCGGAGATATAAATTTTTcccataaatttttaataatgttCAAAGGACTGAACCCCTTTTGCAATCTCAGTTTTTGTATTTCGTCTGTGACCTCGGATGTCGCTTTAGTAATACCAAAACGGTCGACGAAACACTTTAAAAATATAGCACTTGCGAGAAGGTATAATCTCTTTGGTTCCATGTCATATGCTGCTTGACTTATGGCTTTAGTTCCCACAACACGTGTTGAAAACGACTTCAATGCTGCAAGTATATTCGCAACAGAGAATTTGTTATGATCCAAGGTGTAAGCGTAGTTCATAGCATCGTTGACCAAACGTTTTGGTGTTTCAAAACGTACTAAACGCATATGGTTTTTATTTGAATCATATCCATCGGCTAACCAATCGAAACACTGAATGACCATGTTTTCTGAATTATCAAACCACAAACGATGGGTCAGTTCACCGGGTAGTACGTTCTTGGATCCACACCTAACTATTCTGAAAAATACTATAGAGTTCCTAATCGACGATATGTTAACAAAGTAATGTTGTCCATTACTATCTTTTATTACTGGTTGTTGTAATAATGTCATATAAGTGTCTATGCAATGTGTGTATGACCACGATGGGTCACCTTTGAAGctcatatttatatattttatcccGTCCTTTGTAAAAACACGATAGTACGCACCTAAAGATTTAATTACACCCTCGGAATTTAATAACATTTCGGTACTAAAGATGAAAGAACCAGTTCCCACTTTAGCGTCCGCTGCGGTCATTGCATTCGCTATGTCTGTCGCCGTTCTATCATATGTGGAATGTAAGAATGTCATGAAAGGTGTTTTTATATCACATTGCTCCGATACGCTCGaacaagaatttttttttgtattattacgAATATCGTCATTATATTTATTCAGTGCTTTCAATTGCAAACTAGAACATCGTTGCATCGTAGCTATTGACGCTTTACGATTTGCGTCCCTTTGTTGATCGTATATACTCAATATCGGTGAACAACAATGGAAATTGTGTCTACCTCTCGTTATTTGTTTAAACGCATCACCACCGGAATCCTTTACCTTTGTGAGCTTCTGAGGTCCTGTTCTCCCTCAATATTGCGCACAAATATTTATATGCTCTCTTCGTGAGGCGTTATAATTGGATAAATTTTTTCGCTTATACGCGGCTCATGTGGCATGATAACCTACGCCGGTGAGCCAAGTCACGGCGCTCTTCATCGCGACGGTCAGTTGTAGAATCTTCCACAGCCTCTGCTATCATCTGCCATGCAAAATAACGCCTCGCAGTCATTATTTTACCGTTTATCACTTAGCTTTCACTGAATATTTTTAGGCgagttacaattcgactatcgactcgtGTCCGtaagcgaaaatgacgtcatttactagttttaggatGTCAAAAtgccaaattactcgatattggtattggtgtcGTAATTTTGTAAgtaaacgcaaaccattctcaATGGTGACGTCGTTatatggtaattggtatcgtaaaaTTGAAAGTTATACTCGGAAACACTCGATCTtctttagttcgcaatatttccgctgtgctgcctgtagatgtatggaaacagtcgatttcgattttggtattttaaaaactatgaaatcttatactaacggTACTGTTATCGGTTTGTTACATACATTCCGTGCCGCTAAGTGTATACACAGAATCTCTTTAGTTTTCAATGgatgtattttaataatagaGATATACTtttgtcaaatatttttttacagattattattatttataaagcaTCGTGCTATAtcactaatataataatatgttttcttCAAACATAACAACTAAGTATTTCTGCACTCTGTAATATCATACTGTGGTGGCCCGGCGGCGTGATCgtctatttttttcttttcctaACGATAGAATAGTAATATATATTTCATCTCAGTTAGGTAAGTGGCTAACCAGTCTAGCCAGTATGGTAGATAATGGCTTAAATCCCTTCTTACCCTAAGAGAAagcctgttctcagtagtgcaCCGGTCATGAATAGAGCatgacaaaattaaattgtaaaaagGACATCTCGGTGCGATAACAGGCAACGAATGCATTCAGGTACCTGGCTGTGaccctctttttttttttgtagatgcGTTCGGAATTCTTTCAAAATAGTTAGGTTTCCTGGGAAAAACAATAGATAGCTTTCTCGTCCTGTCCCGTTTTGAAAGAGAATGGCTGTTTTACGTGCATCTTCGGCTTCATCTAAATTATTCGcctttaaataaacttttagtcGTGTGAGCCATTTTTTCCACAGTAATGGAACGTTGTTACTGTTGTATATGTGTGTAACGATTGTACATGTGTGCGATGGTGCCTCATCGTTATGCCTCTTATTCGATTAAAGCAGTGTGACTACAGCTACCGTGTCTTTCACTCGTGTTTCCCCGATGCAACAGTTACCTTCAACGACGAACGGCGGtttggattttttttcctcCATTCAAATTccttcaaaaactatgatgcataaaaataaataaaaatctgttttagaatgtacaggtgaagacctttcatatgataccccacttgatatagttatctaacttcgaaagttgaaaatgctaattattagttcatgaccacaatttaattttttttgtgtgatctaaccctaaatttcagatttttccccaaatgtcagctataagatgtacctacctgccaaatttcatgattctaggtcaacgggaagtaccctgtaggtttcttgacagacagacaacaaagtgatcctataagggttccgtttttccttttgaggtacggaacccgaaaaacgatacctaccaaatttcattattctagaatctagatgaacGGGAAACacgctataggttttcttgatagacagacagacggacatcaaagtgatcctataaaggttctttttttccttacgaggtacggaatcctaaaaaagtcCTAAGGCATGATTTCCACCTTGCAGAACGCACATCACACTTCGCCTCCGCGAATAAAAATTCATTAAGCCCTGCTGTTGTCAGGGTTTTTTTAGTGGGGGTGGAGTTCCGCGTCCACCTCCACTGCTGCTGCTGGAGGCTGCTGACTGGCTGGCGAGCCCCGGCTGCAACAAACAAATTATGTTATAGTTTAATATGATAAAAATCACCTGAAACTAAAACCTATCTATGTTCTCCAGTGAGCCAATGCTGCGTCAACCCATGCCATGCCATAATATTAAATGTCACCAAAAACGGCTTTTGTTCTAAAATTGTGGTATGCATAGACTACACGGGTGGATGGGGCCTTGACAAGTCTTCTTTGTACGTAGTATGTGTGCTTACCTCATAACTGTGTACTCATAGTTAGGGATACAGAGCCGGGGGCGAGCTCTACCAATTTCGACTCTATGGCCGAGAGTCGCTGATCCACCTGTTGAAAGGTAATTATTAGAGACCGGATTATATGcaaaatgtctgctataagacctacctacctgcccgggaagtaccctgtaggtttcttgacagactgacaggcagacagactgatagacagacatcaaagtgatcctataagggttccgtttttccttttgagttacggaaccctaaaaattaaatggACTTCAATATACAGAAAAAAAAGAACAGGGAAAACTCTCCATACCAAGAGAACtattgaactgattttgatgaaactagGACTGTTCCCTAAGTGGAAGTAGGCAAATGGTAGCCAACAAAAAAGGATGGTCACAATAAATTAGTTTTGGAGAATTGTATTGACAAAGAAAGTTAATAAGAAGCACAATAAACAAGTACCTTCCGCATCCACCGCGTCAGCTCTGCCCCGTAATCATCTTTTATGATTTCATACTAGCTATAACAGAAAAATGACGATATTATGTAATAACTGATTTGTATAAACAAGCAGCAATATTAGGGGTTAAAGTACGAAATTGCCGAtttgtacctactgaaaaataaaaattagtttttttaaatttaacttatttatgtaatcaaaataattaccaTTATTATCTATACATTGCTGCCATCTAATAGGAAACTCATTTATGCCTTTGCGATAGAACTCTGGTGATCTAGATTCGACAAACTGTGAAAGCATTTTGCACTGCCTCCTGAGAAGAAAACTTTTATCACGCAGAAAATTGTCCAAATCACGAAAAAAATGGTAGTCCGTTGGAGCAAGGTCTGGCGAATACGGAGGGTGACGAATGGTTTCTAATTGCAGTTCCTGTAGAGTTAAAACGGTTTCTCGTGCTGTATGAGGTCTCGCGTTATCATGGAGCAATAATGGTGAAGATCGATTCATAAGTCGGGGCTGTTTCACTGCTAGTTTCGCTATCATTGTTCGGAGTTCGGCGCAGTAGACATCTGCCGTTATTGCTTGACCAGATCGGAGAAAGCTATAGTGAATAACACCACGCTGAGACCACCAAACATTTACCATTACCTTTTTATTGGTAAGCTTTGCTTTAGGACACTGTTGCGGCGTTTGACCTGGGGTCAGCCATTGCATTTTCCGCTTATGATTATCGTAAAGAATCCATTTTTCATCACATGTCACAATTCGATccaattatttaagtattttcatatattttcgTGATCTATGACTAGAGAAAAATTACGACGGCAAACTACGTTGTGAACGTTCCGAAGTTGTTAGGACGTCAGAATTACAACGAGTGGGTGTTTGCTGCAGAAAATTTCCTGATCCTTGAAGGAACGCAGCAATATATTAAGAGAGAACCTGGTGCTACGGGTACAGAAGTCACTGATGACCAGAGAGCTAAGGCAAAGTTGATTTTAACGATAGATCCGTCATTATACGTCCACGTGAAAGATGTACAAACAACTTCACAGTTGTGGAACAAACTCAAGTCGATATTTGATAATTCGGGTTTCACAagaataattagtttactacgCAATCTCATATCTATTCGTTTAGAAAATTGCACTTCTATGACCTCATATGTAACGCAAATTGTAGAAACTGGACAAAAGTTAAGTGGAACGGGTTTTAATATCAACGATGAGTGGATCGGATCTCTTTTATTGGCAGGATTACCTGAAAAGTATGCGCCAATGATAATGGCTATCGAACATTCAGGAATGAGCATCACGACGGATTCcataaaaactaaattattgGACATGGAAGTTCCAAAGACCGAAAATGGGAACGGTTCAAAAGAAGTTGAGAGTGCATTTGCTAGTTCGTAGCAacataagaaaaaaataagtCTACAGTCTATGGTTCGAACAAAAATGGAGAAAAAGCTAATAAAACGCCGGCGAATTCTTCTTATAATTCTAAAATGTTAATAAAGTGCTATAAATGTAAAGAATTCGGCCATTTCCGAAATCAGTGTCTAAGTAATAACTATAGGGGAAACGGTATAGTTATTGGCCAGTTAAGCTACCTTATGACACTGATTAAacagcaaaaaaaaataacctagttacaaataaaaatattttttaatgacaacttaataatgtatttatcaaaaaaaataattcGCATACTTTtctgtcatattttttttataaaatcaacACAAAAACACAATAGCGAAATTTACAGTAATTGGCCACATATTTACAATTATTGGCCACGAAATGGCACAGTTATTGGccatagaaaataaaaaacataaactCACATACACTGTACTTATTGAAgtatgtaaaaagaaaatacaaCGGCGTCGAATGAAAATGTATTGACCTCATTCTCTGAATCATCATTTAAGACATAACAGTTATGacaaataaaatctaaaatgtCTTCTTCATCCGGGATATGTTCTCTGTGTTTTATGGGAATACACTGATTATGATAAGATTTCTTGCATGAACTACAcaataatgatttattttttaacgcTAGACGTTTGCATGAATTGCAAGTTATCAGTAATACATTATgtaatatctttattttattggtagtcacttaaaacatttttattttcagtgcTTTTCTCTAGGGCATTATTTGTAACAGGTTCAGTTTCCATGTTTTTTAaggtttcttttatatttttggaccTCTTACCCAcacctttacctttattggtcTTTTCAATTGCATTTTGTTTCCGCGTTTCTGCTTGCTCATCCCTTTTTCTTTTCCTTTCAATTTTTTCATTCTCTTTTTGTTCCTTTTCGAGCTCTCTTCTgacatcagaacgtatcagaacgtagtaattaaccactaggtactttaatcaatgatctttacaattagttctgTGGCCTGGTGCTAATAGGGCCAATATCAATAATCGTTATTTGCAGTAATGAgcgttataaaaatgaatcagcatacatagttattatttaggTGTTATATTGTAGTATGGCAaagatattttacttttatttgatTTGTGTTTTTAAGTAGATTTATGAATTGAATTCTAATTTAAGAAAAACatgttattttggaaaatattaTCAACTTAAGCCCCTTTAGCactgatgataattattatgttagttcccaattatgtataaaattaaaaaggccAATGTTGTTTTTCTAAGAAATTTTACTATGGaaagattacaatatttttaattttcttcatCAGAACATGACACAATATCCTCCATTTCGGGGCCAGTCTCCAAAGACTCATAAAATGGACGGCTGGATGGTTGGAGGTACTCCAGAAATGATTGCAGGTCTCTGACTTTTGGTGCAGGGAGTTACATAGGTCTCTGATTTAGGGGCACGAGAGGTGTTACTGGTGCAGTATCTTCTGATTGTGAACGTGTCATATTTCGGTTTCTTTTTAAACTTAGCACTTTGAATAATTCTTCACTATCATCAAATGAGTATTTGTAGTATAATACCCCTGGATCTACTTTTCTACACTGtatccattttattttagtcCAATTGACCTTTTCTTTCACTGAATTTATCTTTCGGTGTACGTATTGTGTAGTGAGCAGTTTTTGGAAGTTGTAGAATTGTGACTGTTGCATTTCTACAACATTTATTTTTGGGTTCCTATGGACTGTTCTGATTAGGTTTGCCCAGTCTTTTGGTAATTCTATTTTcattgcagttttttttttagcttTTTCTATAGAAGCATGTATAGTGTCTGCTTCCATATGTGTGTGGCCTGGTTCTAAAAACTTAAGGTTTATAATCCTTGGCGAGTTGAtagagttttctataaaatacatGATCATAATAGCAACATAAATATTTCGATTCTGTCCTGGGCAGCTGTCACTATACATGTTAATTTCATCTAGGTTATTAGGCAGGGTGTTCAGATGGTGATATAAACAAGAAGCTATTTCTTGTCCTCCTCTACCAGCAATTGTTTCATCCCATAATAAACAATATGCATCAGCTGATGATTGTGATACTCTATAAATTGTTAAGTTCAGGGTCCATAATTGTCGCTTGTAAAAACTGAACCCTGCTGTTAAATAAGGTGTTGGAAGACACTTCTGTAAGTCAAAAGACAGTGTTATAACTTTGTCATTTACTTTAGCTTTTTCATTGTCTCTTCTTTTCTCAGCATATGAAGACTCATACAGCTTTTCATGTTCATATCTTTCTGCCTCAATTTCTTGTTTCTTCTCTAAGTTAGGCTCCACTTCCAACTGTAATTTAAATTTGTCACATTTTCCACAAGTGTCAtttttcggttttttaaatgtcAAATTAAACTCTTCCACAAAAACTTTTCTGTAGTAGCTTTCTTTAACGGGGGTTTGTCCATTTTCATTACAATGTGTGACATATAAGCGATACATCAAAGCAATAGAAAGATcaccatttaaatattttttttgggtaTGAGACCTAGAATAGTGGCTTTCATAAGCTGGAAACATTTTAATATGCTCTTTTACTTCCATCTTACTGGCCTCGCTAATTCTTTTCTGTTTTTGGTGCCTTCCTCGCTGATCTACAGAAAGTATTCCTACCTCtgagttcctttttttctcaACAATTACTCTTACTTTTTtcaatgataatgataatgtatTAAGGAACATAGTTTGACATACTTCAGTTCTAGTTTCACTTTGATTAGTGAAGAAGTATTTTCGGGTCCATTGGCGTCTACTCAACCCATTGACAACCTTAGTCGa
This portion of the Maniola hyperantus chromosome 22, iAphHyp1.2, whole genome shotgun sequence genome encodes:
- the LOC117992708 gene encoding uncharacterized protein; this translates as MNQPKRLFKDNRSAKMLRLLTRVEATDEEESDDNAQFVQEHHAEDKSFTPLNTASSANDQQSYGDSLEINRPQVDPVASSSIEGCRSEQGCNVEEQSIMPHSSELNDGVLQELQNRSILLSDLELSCDSSDEYIPDSYESSSSSSDNEELPAASTESLSSHLNNVSNITSAVAVPESPNQLSRKRKRNPKLWKRNVRKENRTHGRSYTSCKGTLKLAKQLGPSCNCKKKCADKFPEYLRQKIFAELYDLTAESQSQYIASLIEEFPKKSTKVVNGLSRRQWTRKYFFTNQSETRTEVCQTMFLNTLSLSLKKVRVIVEKKRNSEVGILSVDQRGRHQKQKRISEASKMEVKEHIKMFPAYESHYSRSHTQKKYLNGDLSIALMYRLYVTHCNENGQTPVKESYYRKVFVEEFNLTFKKPKNDTCGKCDKFKLQLEVEPNLEKKQEIEAERYEHEKLYESSYAEKRRDNEKAKVNDKVITLSFDLQKCLPTPYLTAGFSFYKRQLWTLNLTIYRVSQSSADAYCLLWDETIAGRGGQEIASCLYHHLNTLPNNLDEINMYSDSCPGQNRNIYVAIMIMYFIENSINSPRIINLKFLEPGHTHMEADTIHASIEKAKKKTAMKIELPKDWANLIRTVHRNPKINVVEMQQSQFYNFQKLLTTQYVHRKINSVKEKVNWTKIKWIQCRKVDPGVLYYKYSFDDSEELFKVLSLKRNRNMTRSQSEDTAPVTPLVPLNQRPM